A part of Sus scrofa isolate TJ Tabasco breed Duroc chromosome 15, Sscrofa11.1, whole genome shotgun sequence genomic DNA contains:
- the LOC102159110 gene encoding LOW QUALITY PROTEIN: CAVP-target protein (The sequence of the model RefSeq protein was modified relative to this genomic sequence to represent the inferred CDS: inserted 2 bases in 2 codons): MSKAAPAKKPAAATAPQGCTLDINDPQVQKAAIRIQASYRGHRSRKELREXGPPRVLEPLKDVVLIEGSAAKLICRISAFPDPFIRWSKDGKELRDGPKYRYVFEDPDVVALVVRDGELADLGQYSINITNPFGQCSDSARILVEVPAKIKKGPDNTKARKGTTVTLTAEILGEPAPDVGWAKEGVDFDEDDRVFFKIGSTTTTLTIRRATPEDSGKYEVXVENSLGMDQSFARVDVA, from the exons ATGTCCAAAGCAGCTCCCGCCAAAAAACCGGCGGCTGCAACCGCACCTCAGGGATGTACCCTAGATATCAACGACCCCCAGGTCCAGAAAGCCGCCATTCGCATCCAGGCCTCTTACCGGGGCCACAG GTCCCGGAAGGAGCTGCGCG AAGGGCCGCCGCGAGTGCTGGAGCCCCTGAAGGATGTGGTGCTGATCGAGGGCAGCGCGGCCAAGCTGATTTGCCGTATTTCCGCTTTCCCGGACCCATTCATCCGCTGGAGCAAGGACGGCAAGGAGCTGCGCGACGGGCCCAAGTATCGCTACGTCTTCGAAGACCCTGACGTAGTCGCACTGGTGGTGCGCGATGGCGAGCTGGCAGACCTGGGCCAGTATAGCATCAACATAACCAACCCCTTCGGCCAGTGCTCCGACTCAGCGCGCATCCTCGTGGAAG TCCCGGCGAAGATTAAGAAGGGGCCGGATAACACCAAGGCGCGCAAAGGCACCACGGTAACGCTGACAGCGGAGATCCTGGGCGAACCTGCGCCGGACGTGGGCTGGGCCAAGGAAGGCGTAGACTTCGATGAGGATGACAG AGTGTTCTTCAAGATCGGCAGTACCACCACCACGCTGACCATCCGTCGGGCCACGCCAGAGGACAGCGGCAAGTACGAGG TAGTGGAGAACAGCCTGGGCATGGACCAGAGCTTTGCTCGCGTAGACGTGGCCTGA
- the GMPPA gene encoding mannose-1-phosphate guanyltransferase alpha (The RefSeq protein has 1 substitution, 1 frameshift compared to this genomic sequence) has protein sequence MLKAVILIGGPQKGTRFRPLSFEVPKPLFPVAGVPMIQHHIEACAQVPGMQEILLIGFYQPDEPLTRFLEAAQQEFNLPIRYLQEFAPLGTGGGLYHFRDQILAGGPEAFFVLNADVCSDFPLSAMLDAHRHRPHPFLLLGTTANRTQSLNYGCIVENPQTHEVLHYVEKPSTFVSDIINCGIYLFSPEALKPLGEVFQRNQQDGQLEDSSVLWPGAGTIRLEQDVFAALAGQGQIYVHLTDGIWSQIKSAGSALYASRLYLSQYQLTHPERLAKHTPGGPRVRGNVYIHPTAKVAPSAVLGPNVSIGEGVTVGEGVRLRESIVLHGATLQEHTCVLHSIVGWGSTVGRWARVEGTPNDPNPNDPRAHMDSESLFKDGKLLPAITILGCRVRIPAEVLILNSIVLPHKELSRSFTNQIIL, from the exons ATGCTGAAAGCTGTGATCCTGATTGGAGGCCCCCAAAAGG gGACTCGCTTCAGGCCCCTGTCTTTTGAGGTGCCCAAACCCCTGTTTCCTGTGGCGGGGGTCCCTATGATTCAGCACCACATTGAGGCTTGTGCCCAG GTCCCTGGGATGCAGGAGATCCTGCTCATTGGCTTCTACCAACCTGATGAGCCCCTTACCCGGTTCCTAGAAGCCGCGCAGCAGGAGTTTAACCTTCCAATCAG GTACCTGCAGGAATTTGCCCCCCTGGGCACAGGTGGTGGTCTCTACCATTTCCGGGACCAGATCCTGGCTGGAGGCCCCGAGGCCTTCTTTGTGCTCAACGCTGATGTCTGCTCCGACTTCCCCTTGAGCGCCATGCTGGATGCCCACAGACACCGGCCTCACCCCTTCTTGCTCCTTGGCACCACG GCTAACAGGACACAATCCCTCAACTACGGCTGCATCGTAGAGAATCCACAAACGCATGAG GTCCTGCACTATGTGGAGAAACCCAGCACGTTTGTCAGTGACATCATCAACTGTGGCATCTACCTCTTTTCCCCAGAAGCCCTGAAGCCCCTCGGGGAAGTCTTCCAGCGTAATCAGCAGGATGGGCAACT GGAGGACTCTTCAGTCTTGTGGCCAGGGGCAGGGACCATCCGCCTGGAGCAGGATGTGTTCGCAGCCCTGGCTGGGCAGGGCCAGATCTACGTGCACCTCACCGATGGTATCTGGAGCCAGATCAAGTCTGCAGG CTCAGCCCTCTACGCCTCTCGCCTCTATCTGAGCCAGTACCAGCTCACTCACCCAGAACGCCTGGCCAAGCACAC GGGGGGTCCACGGATTCGAG GAAATGTTTACATCCACCCGACGGCTAAGGTGGCCCCATCGGCTGTG CTGGGCCCCAACGTCTCCATCGGAGAGGGGGTGACTGTGGGCGAGGGTGTGCGGCTCCGAGAGAGCATTGTCCTCCATGGGGCCACGCTGCAG GAGCACACGTGTGTCCTACACAGCATCGTAGGCTGGGGCAGCACGGTGGGGCGCTGGGCCCGCGTGGAAGGTACCCCCAATGACCCCAATCCCAACGACCCCCGAGCCCACATGGACAGTGAGAGCCTCTTCAAGGATGGGAAGCTTCTGCCCGCTATCACCATCCTAG
- the GMPPA gene encoding mannose-1-phosphate guanyltransferase alpha (The RefSeq protein has 1 frameshift compared to this genomic sequence) has protein sequence MLKAVILIGGPQKGTRFRPLSFEVPKPLFPVAGVPMIQHHIEACAQVPGMQEILLIGFYQPDEPLTRFLEAAQQEFNLPIRYLQEFAPLGTGGGLYHFRDQILAGGPEAFFVLNADVCSDFPLSAMLDAHRHRPHPFLLLGTTANRTQSLNYGCIVENPQTHEVLHYVEKPSTFVSDIINCGIYLFSPEALKPLGEVFQRNQQDGQLEDSSVLWPGAGTIRLEQDVFAALAGQGQIYVHLTDGIWSQIKSAGSALYASRLYLSQYQLTHPERLAKHTPGGPRIRGNVYIHPTAKVAPSAVLGPNVSIGEGVTVGEGVRLRESIVLHGATLQEHTCVLHSIVGWGSTVGRWARVEGTPNDPNPNDPRAHMDSESLFKDGKLLPAITILGCRVRIPAEVLILNSIVLPHKELSRSFTNQIIL, from the exons ATGCTGAAAGCTGTGATCCTGATTGGAGGCCCCCAAAAGG gGACTCGCTTCAGGCCCCTGTCTTTTGAGGTGCCCAAACCCCTGTTTCCTGTGGCGGGGGTCCCTATGATTCAGCACCACATTGAGGCTTGTGCCCAG GTCCCTGGGATGCAGGAGATCCTGCTCATTGGCTTCTACCAACCTGATGAGCCCCTTACCCGGTTCCTAGAAGCCGCGCAGCAGGAGTTTAACCTTCCAATCAG GTACCTGCAGGAATTTGCCCCCCTGGGCACAGGTGGTGGTCTCTACCATTTCCGGGACCAGATCCTGGCTGGAGGCCCCGAGGCCTTCTTTGTGCTCAACGCTGATGTCTGCTCCGACTTCCCCTTGAGCGCCATGCTGGATGCCCACAGACACCGGCCTCACCCCTTCTTGCTCCTTGGCACCACG GCTAACAGGACACAATCCCTCAACTACGGCTGCATCGTAGAGAATCCACAAACGCATGAG GTCCTGCACTATGTGGAGAAACCCAGCACGTTTGTCAGTGACATCATCAACTGTGGCATCTACCTCTTTTCCCCAGAAGCCCTGAAGCCCCTCGGGGAAGTCTTCCAGCGTAATCAGCAGGATGGGCAACT GGAGGACTCTTCAGTCTTGTGGCCAGGGGCAGGGACCATCCGCCTGGAGCAGGATGTGTTCGCAGCCCTGGCTGGGCAGGGCCAGATCTACGTGCACCTCACCGATGGTATCTGGAGCCAGATCAAGTCTGCAGG CTCAGCCCTCTACGCCTCTCGCCTCTATCTGAGCCAGTACCAGCTCACTCACCCAGAACGCCTGGCCAAGCACAC GGGGGGTCCACGGATTCGAG GAAATGTTTACATCCACCCGACGGCTAAGGTGGCCCCATCGGCTGTG CTGGGCCCCAACGTCTCCATCGGAGAGGGGGTGACTGTGGGCGAGGGTGTGCGGCTCCGAGAGAGCATTGTCCTCCATGGGGCCACGCTGCAG GAGCACACGTGTGTCCTACACAGCATCGTAGGCTGGGGCAGCACGGTGGGGCGCTGGGCCCGCGTGGAAGGTACCCCCAATGACCCCAATCCCAACGACCCCCGAGCCCACATGGACAGTGAGAGCCTCTTCAAGGATGGGAAGCTTCTGCCCGCTATCACCATCCTAG